Proteins from one Telopea speciosissima isolate NSW1024214 ecotype Mountain lineage chromosome 1, Tspe_v1, whole genome shotgun sequence genomic window:
- the LOC122638690 gene encoding shaggy-related protein kinase epsilon-like, with translation MHVMRRLKSIASGRSSISDPGGDSGTKRAKIDQEVEQNVTGESHSEEKSTTEIEQHMASATLETAAGTSDISSISKTEKSGYDQLPKEMREMKIRDDKADSLDEKDIEASVVNGNGTETGQIIATTIGGRNGQPKQTITYMAERVVGTGSFGVVFQAKCLETGEAVAIKKVLQDKRYKNRELQIMRLLDHPNVVQLKHCFSSTTEKDEVYLNLVLEYVPETVYRVSKHYTRMSQHMPLIYVQLYTYQICRSLNYTHSVIGVCHRDIKPQNLLVNPHTHQLKLCDFGSAKMLVPGEPNISYICSRYYRAPELIFGATEYTTAIDIWSVGCVLAELLLGQPLFPGESGVDQLVEIIKVLGTPTREEIKCMNPNYTEFKFPQIKAHPWHKVFRKRMPPEAVDLVSRLLQYSPNLRCTALEACVHPFFDELRDPNARLPNGRNLPPLFNFTPEELAGASPELLQRLIPEHVKK, from the exons ATGCATGTCATGCGTCGCCTTAAGAGCATTGCTTCTGGCCGCTCCTCCATTTCTGATCCG GGTGGGGATTCTGGGACGAAAAGGGCAAAAATTGATCAAGAAGTAGAACAGAATGTTACTGGGGAATCTCACTCAGAGGAGAAATCAACCACAGAGATAGAACAACACATGGCTTCTGCTACTCTTGAAACTGCCGCAGGAACATCTGatatttcttctatttctaaaaCGGAAAAATCTGGATATGATCAGCTTCCGAAAGAAATGCGTGAAATGAAAATAAGAGATGATAAAGCTGACAGCCTTGATGAGAAG GATATAGAAGCTTCTGTGGTGAATGGTAATGGGACAGAGACTGGTCAGATAATAGCAACGACAATAGGTGGTCGAAATGGTCAGCCAAAACAG ACGATCACATACATGGCAGAACGTGTAGTGGGCACTGGTTCCTTTGGTGTTGTCTTTCAG GCAAAGTGCCTGGAAACAGGTGAAGCAGTTGCTATAAAAAAGGTCTTGCAAGACAAGAGATACAAAAACAGAGAACTCCAAATCATGCGGTTGCTTGACCATCCTAATGTAGTTCAGCTGAAGCATTGTTTCTCTTCTACTACTGAAAAGGATGAGGTGTATCTTAACCTTGTCCTGGAGTATGTGCCTGAGACAGTTTACCGAGTTTCAAAGCACTATACAAGGATGAGTCAACATATGCCCCTAATCTATGTGCAGCTTTACACTTACCAG atCTGCCGTTCTCTTAATTACACTCATAGCGTTATTGGTGTGTGCCATCGTGATATTAAGCCACAAAATTTGTTG GTTAATCCCCACACTCATCAACTAAAACTGTGTGATTTTGGAAGTGCAAAAATGTTG GTGCCAGGTGAACCTAATATATCATACATTTGTTCACGGTACTATAGGGCACCGGAACTGATCTTTGGCGCCACAGAATACACAACAGCAATTGATATATGGTCTGTTGGTTGTGTATTAGCTGAGCTTCTTCTAGGGCAG CCTCTCTTTCCTGGAGAAAGTGGAGTTGATCAGCTTGTGGAAATCATAAAG GTTCTGGGGACGCCAACCAGAGAAGAGATCAAGTGCATGAATCCAAACTACACAGAGTTCAAGTTTCCTCAGATCAAAGCACACCCATGGCACAAG GTCTTTCGCAAGCGGATGCCTCCTGAAGCAGTTGATCTTGTATCAAGGCTGCTCCAGTATTCACCAAATTTGCGTTGCACTGCT TTGGAGGCATGTGTGCATCCGTTCTTTGACGAGTTGAGGGATCCAAATGCACGCTTGCCAAATGGACGCAACCTTCCACCATTGTTCAATTTCACGCCCGAAG AACTAGCAGGAGCATCTCCTGAGCTGCTTCAGCGCCTCATTCCTGAGCATgtgaagaaataa